From a single Gimesia fumaroli genomic region:
- a CDS encoding IS110 family RNA-guided transposase: protein MHQLNTEDVGIDISKAKFDVSFPDRSKSVVYKNTPAGRKKFIAVLMKLQPIRVCLEATGGWENRLVACLHQHKFPVSVVNPRLIRDFARAKNQLAKTGEIDARIIREYAEVMDPRLTPPLTEAQQKMREFTSRREQTSKMIIQEKNRLKTIVDQDVIKMIEQSIAFHKEQLRLIEKELKALIDADEESREHSKILQSVPGIASITAALLISDLPELGTLNRKQISRLVGVAPTNRDSGTLRGRRTIGGGRVRIRNGLYMPTVVALRHNPIISAFYKRLVKNGKPKMVALVAAMRKLLIILNTMLKEGKQWEANVRNS, encoded by the coding sequence ATGCATCAGCTTAACACAGAAGACGTCGGAATTGATATTTCAAAAGCCAAGTTTGATGTCAGTTTCCCAGATCGTTCCAAGTCCGTTGTTTACAAGAACACACCAGCCGGGAGAAAAAAGTTCATCGCTGTCCTTATGAAGCTTCAGCCAATTCGAGTCTGCCTGGAAGCAACCGGCGGCTGGGAAAACAGGCTGGTTGCCTGTCTGCACCAGCACAAGTTTCCGGTTTCTGTCGTCAATCCCCGACTGATCCGGGACTTTGCCCGAGCGAAGAATCAACTGGCCAAAACCGGTGAGATTGACGCGCGCATCATCAGGGAATATGCCGAGGTGATGGACCCACGGCTCACTCCACCTTTAACAGAGGCCCAACAGAAAATGCGTGAATTTACTTCTCGCCGGGAACAGACCAGCAAGATGATCATCCAGGAAAAGAACCGTCTGAAGACCATTGTGGACCAGGACGTCATCAAGATGATTGAACAATCCATTGCTTTCCACAAAGAACAGCTCAGGCTGATCGAGAAGGAACTGAAGGCACTGATTGACGCCGACGAGGAGTCCCGTGAACATTCGAAAATATTGCAATCGGTACCAGGCATCGCCAGTATCACGGCGGCCCTGCTCATCTCTGATCTGCCGGAACTGGGAACTCTGAATCGGAAACAGATCTCACGGTTAGTCGGTGTCGCTCCCACGAACCGTGACAGCGGAACCTTGAGAGGAAGAAGGACGATTGGCGGGGGACGAGTCCGGATCAGAAACGGATTGTACATGCCCACCGTAGTGGCCTTGAGGCACAACCCGATCATCAGTGCGTTCTATAAACGGCTCGTCAAAAACGGAAAACCGAAAATGGTCGCACTCGTGGCTGCCATGCGCAAACTGCTCATCATCCTCAACACCATGCTCAAAGAAGGAAAACAATGGGAGGCAAACGTGAGAAATTCCTGA
- a CDS encoding alpha/beta hydrolase, which translates to MKHHWWSLILMLLLISLPNKSDAADSIQRINDIEYATTPEQRLLLDLYLPRDVKHPPLLVWIHGGAWRAGSKDNMPLTDLVQNGFAVASVEYRLSPVAKFPAQIHDIKAAIRFLRGSAEKYGYNADKIGILGSSAGGHLVALMGVTNGHPQLEGKLGDFDDESSSVQAIVDYYGPTNFMTILPQSTPHGLSVRVPALQLLLGDRPERTPDLAKLASPVFHVDDQDPPLLLIHGDQDPQVPINQSHELHGKYKQHKRDVTFEVIHGAAHGGPEFFDAERTQLVETFLKKHLKK; encoded by the coding sequence ATGAAACATCACTGGTGGAGTCTAATACTGATGCTCTTACTAATCTCCCTCCCGAACAAAAGCGATGCTGCCGATTCCATCCAACGAATCAATGATATTGAATACGCGACCACCCCCGAGCAGCGTCTGCTCCTCGATCTGTATCTGCCACGAGATGTCAAACACCCGCCGCTGCTCGTCTGGATTCACGGCGGTGCCTGGCGTGCCGGCTCGAAAGACAACATGCCGCTCACCGACCTCGTCCAGAACGGCTTCGCCGTCGCCAGTGTGGAATACCGGCTCTCCCCGGTCGCGAAATTCCCCGCCCAGATTCACGACATCAAAGCCGCCATCCGCTTCCTGCGCGGCTCCGCAGAAAAATACGGCTATAACGCCGACAAAATCGGCATCCTCGGTTCCTCCGCCGGCGGGCATCTCGTTGCTCTGATGGGTGTCACCAACGGACATCCACAACTCGAAGGAAAACTCGGCGACTTCGACGACGAATCATCCAGCGTCCAGGCCATCGTCGATTATTACGGCCCTACGAATTTCATGACCATTCTCCCACAGTCCACGCCGCACGGCTTAAGCGTCCGCGTACCCGCGCTGCAACTGCTGCTCGGCGATCGCCCCGAACGAACACCGGATCTCGCCAAACTCGCCAGTCCCGTGTTTCACGTCGACGATCAAGACCCGCCGCTCTTACTCATCCACGGCGATCAGGACCCGCAGGTCCCCATCAATCAATCCCACGAACTCCACGGCAAATATAAACAGCACAAGCGCGACGTCACCTTCGAAGTCATCCACGGCGCCGCTCACGGCGGCCCCGAGTTCTTCGACGCAGAACGCACGCAGCTCGTCGAAACCTTCCTGAAAAAACACCTCAAAAAGTAG
- a CDS encoding SOUL family heme-binding protein, translated as MIYFVLTTLLLVFFFFSWKLTARSAYESAAYTVVESAGPFEIREYPDLMLVITDSKAQPANKDKRFMKLFRYIQGANQQEQKVSMTTPVFMDPETENASGKMAFVIPKKTAAEGIPVPTGDNVRIQKRQGGRFAVYRFNGRLNKETTIKAEQKLRSWIKEKGLTQTDNMEAAGYDPPWTPGPLRRNEILIRLEQPADLNSEQQESR; from the coding sequence ATGATCTACTTTGTTCTGACCACGCTACTGCTGGTATTTTTCTTCTTCAGCTGGAAGTTGACCGCCCGAAGTGCATACGAATCAGCCGCGTATACCGTTGTCGAATCCGCAGGTCCTTTTGAAATCCGTGAATACCCGGATCTGATGCTGGTGATAACAGACAGCAAAGCACAGCCAGCGAACAAAGACAAACGCTTCATGAAATTGTTTCGTTATATTCAAGGTGCCAATCAGCAGGAACAAAAAGTCTCCATGACAACGCCGGTATTCATGGACCCCGAAACAGAGAATGCCAGTGGAAAAATGGCGTTTGTGATTCCCAAAAAAACCGCAGCTGAAGGCATTCCAGTACCAACGGGAGACAACGTCCGCATTCAAAAACGCCAAGGCGGACGCTTTGCCGTCTATCGCTTTAATGGGCGTTTAAATAAAGAAACCACCATCAAAGCAGAGCAGAAATTACGCTCCTGGATCAAAGAGAAAGGACTGACCCAAACTGACAATATGGAAGCAGCGGGTTACGATCCCCCTTGGACACCGGGCCCTCTCAGGCGTAACGAAATTCTGATTCGCCTGGAACAACCCGCTGATCTGAATTCGGAACAACAGGAATCCAGATAA
- a CDS encoding DUF1353 domain-containing protein, which yields MAETDQTVTLVSGPLQTERLADGSRRLLRHLVVNVHGKEIMVPSNYITDSRSLPGLSQLLTDCSRVDLAGVIHDRLYETSQFTRCETDTIWRLVARSGSSRANWLQAWWGWFLIRLGARFAWDRERKKNRLS from the coding sequence ATGGCTGAGACAGACCAGACCGTCACGCTTGTGAGCGGACCATTACAGACGGAACGACTTGCGGATGGGAGTCGCCGGTTACTGCGTCATTTGGTCGTGAATGTGCACGGTAAAGAGATTATGGTGCCATCTAATTACATAACGGACTCCCGTTCCCTGCCCGGTTTAAGTCAGTTGCTGACTGATTGTTCCCGCGTTGATCTGGCGGGAGTGATTCATGACCGGTTGTATGAGACCAGCCAATTTACGCGCTGTGAAACAGATACAATCTGGCGGTTAGTGGCCCGGTCAGGTTCGAGTCGTGCGAATTGGTTGCAGGCGTGGTGGGGGTGGTTTCTGATCCGGCTGGGGGCTCGGTTTGCCTGGGATCGAGAGCGGAAGAAGAATCGATTGTCGTGA
- the treZ gene encoding malto-oligosyltrehalose trehalohydrolase has translation MSPMKPNQPAVSSRGHVLATDLDGTFIPLEGNTQNRSDLHTLTSQFAAHNISLIFVTGRHFESVVAAITEFQLPEPEWIICDVGTSIFQRQTSGEFTPVSAYQDYQDQIITSMPIATLRERLLSIPGLRLQEEEKQGPFKLSFYADATQLDKLVEQVQADLDQTNAPYSIIHSVDPFNGDGLIDLLPATVSKAHALQWWFSEYNLNSEDIVFSGDSGNDLAALTAGYRTILVGNASRTLAQRVYQLHQESGWNNRLYLAKNTATSGVLEGCRWFGLAETPDTSIERIGATPVTDNKTHFRVWAPQRDNVTVEIHNGDTTIEHDLHRDEHGFFSGTACNARPGSHYQYRLENNVARPDPASHYQPQGVHGPSQIVDHRDFAWTDQNWQGIEKRELIIYELHLGTFTEDGTFRAAIERLPDLLDLGVTAVELMPVAQSPGHWNWGYDGVDLFAVRNTYGTVDDFKAFVDACHAAGLAVLLDVVYNHLGPEGNYLSEFGPYFSDKHHTPWGDAINYDGPDAAHVRQFITNNAIYWLEEFHLDGLRLDAVHCMYDDSSFTILDQIRQAVSRFAETSNHPIHLIAESNVYNHEMLTADQSRGAYDAIWCDCLMYSIYSHALPELSLTHRQYNGTRDLIETLAHGYVYAGQDSQRVSANQRESRHFESLVVALQTHDSVGNHPHGKRIHHLTSKEFQKAAAALVLLYPGIPLLFMGEECATEAPFPFFVDFEDQQLRTAVDLGRKGEYPQHIWQDAYLPSNADAFYHAKWNNATRRDHDMHEWYRRLLQLRKQGLQTGWLAPPHLKTECNQEQNLFILHYQNTSITARLTPSAITDARPIAVPLKGKLLLSSDPDPVIKDNQIELAPNHAIIVQQS, from the coding sequence ATGTCCCCGATGAAACCGAATCAACCAGCCGTCTCCTCTCGAGGGCACGTCCTGGCTACCGATCTCGACGGCACCTTCATCCCCCTCGAAGGCAACACACAAAACCGGTCCGACCTGCATACACTCACCAGCCAGTTCGCCGCTCATAACATCTCTCTAATCTTCGTCACAGGACGTCACTTCGAATCGGTCGTTGCAGCCATCACCGAATTCCAGCTCCCTGAACCGGAGTGGATCATTTGCGATGTCGGCACCTCGATCTTTCAGCGACAGACATCCGGTGAATTCACCCCTGTCTCCGCGTATCAGGATTATCAAGATCAGATCATCACTTCCATGCCCATCGCCACACTCCGCGAACGGCTGCTGTCGATTCCGGGTTTGCGTCTGCAGGAAGAAGAAAAGCAGGGGCCCTTCAAACTCAGCTTTTACGCCGACGCTACACAACTCGACAAACTCGTGGAACAAGTCCAGGCCGATCTCGATCAGACCAACGCACCATACTCCATCATTCACAGCGTCGACCCCTTCAACGGTGACGGCCTGATCGATCTCCTGCCGGCCACTGTCTCCAAGGCGCACGCACTCCAGTGGTGGTTCTCCGAATACAATCTCAACTCGGAAGACATCGTCTTCTCGGGCGATTCCGGCAACGATCTCGCCGCACTCACCGCCGGCTATCGCACCATTCTGGTCGGCAACGCCAGTCGCACACTCGCGCAGCGCGTATATCAACTGCATCAGGAATCCGGCTGGAACAACAGACTCTACCTCGCAAAGAACACTGCCACGAGCGGCGTCCTCGAAGGCTGCCGCTGGTTTGGACTGGCGGAAACACCAGACACATCTATCGAACGTATTGGCGCCACTCCTGTTACTGACAACAAAACTCATTTTCGTGTTTGGGCTCCCCAGCGAGACAATGTCACAGTCGAAATTCACAATGGCGATACCACCATCGAACACGACTTGCACCGCGACGAACACGGTTTCTTCTCTGGCACTGCCTGTAACGCCCGTCCCGGCTCCCATTATCAATATCGCCTCGAGAACAACGTCGCACGTCCCGATCCCGCGTCGCACTATCAACCACAGGGCGTTCACGGCCCTTCACAAATCGTTGATCACCGCGACTTCGCCTGGACCGATCAAAACTGGCAAGGCATCGAAAAACGCGAGTTAATCATTTACGAACTCCACCTCGGTACCTTCACCGAAGACGGCACCTTCCGCGCCGCCATCGAACGCCTGCCCGACTTGCTCGACCTGGGAGTCACGGCCGTCGAACTCATGCCCGTCGCGCAGTCGCCCGGACATTGGAACTGGGGTTATGACGGTGTTGATCTCTTTGCCGTCCGCAATACTTATGGCACCGTCGATGACTTTAAAGCCTTTGTTGATGCCTGCCATGCCGCCGGCCTCGCCGTGTTGCTCGATGTCGTTTATAACCATCTGGGACCGGAAGGCAACTACCTCTCCGAATTCGGTCCCTATTTTTCCGACAAACATCACACCCCCTGGGGTGACGCAATCAACTACGATGGCCCCGATGCCGCACACGTCCGACAGTTCATCACCAACAACGCGATCTACTGGCTCGAAGAATTCCACCTCGACGGTTTAAGACTCGACGCCGTCCACTGCATGTACGATGACAGTTCGTTTACCATCCTCGATCAAATCCGGCAGGCTGTCTCACGATTCGCAGAAACCAGCAACCATCCAATTCACTTAATCGCCGAATCCAACGTCTACAACCACGAGATGCTGACTGCGGACCAGAGCAGGGGCGCCTACGATGCCATCTGGTGTGACTGCCTGATGTATTCAATCTACTCACACGCACTCCCCGAACTGTCACTGACCCACCGCCAGTACAACGGAACGCGCGATCTTATAGAAACTCTCGCGCACGGCTATGTCTACGCCGGGCAGGATTCCCAGCGTGTCTCGGCAAACCAGCGTGAAAGTCGGCATTTTGAGTCACTCGTAGTCGCTCTGCAAACCCACGACAGCGTCGGCAATCACCCGCACGGTAAACGAATTCATCACCTGACTTCCAAAGAATTCCAGAAAGCCGCTGCCGCACTCGTCCTGCTCTATCCCGGCATCCCCTTGCTATTCATGGGCGAAGAATGCGCGACGGAAGCCCCGTTTCCGTTCTTTGTGGACTTCGAAGACCAGCAACTTCGCACAGCCGTTGACCTTGGTCGCAAAGGAGAATACCCCCAACACATCTGGCAGGACGCCTATCTCCCCTCGAATGCAGACGCCTTCTATCATGCCAAATGGAACAACGCCACCAGGCGCGACCACGACATGCATGAGTGGTATCGCCGTCTGCTACAACTCCGCAAGCAAGGCCTCCAAACCGGCTGGCTCGCACCGCCCCACCTCAAAACCGAATGCAACCAGGAACAGAATCTCTTCATCTTACACTACCAGAACACATCCATCACGGCCCGTCTGACTCCCTCGGCCATCACTGACGCCAGGCCCATCGCTGTCCCACTCAAGGGAAAGCTCCTGCTGTCCTCCGACCCCGATCCCGTCATCAAAGACAACCAGATCGAACTCGCCCCCAACCACGCCATCATCGTCCAGCAATCCTAA
- a CDS encoding alpha-amylase family glycosyl hydrolase — protein sequence MSTAQDEIDFKADLTLQRLQPQLEAVWQTSQISDGKRHEFELRLKEHWRPLFALLFRLYHSRYDFFYHIEQVLITAAKAWAERPEALCKLDRHRINEPNWFQSEKISGGALYVDLFGDNLSKLRENVGYFKDLGLTYLHFMPLFAVRPGNNDGGYAISTYRSVDPRLGTIDDLRLLAADLREAGISLVLDFVFNHTSDDHEWAQLAQSGNREYQDFYYIYPDRTEPEKYERTLREIFPTVRRGNFTWHDGMQQWVWTTFNSFQWDLNYANPAVFRAMLDEMFFIANTGIDILRLDAVAFIWKQMGTSCENLPEAHILIQAFNRLARIATPGLLFKSEAIVHPDDVVKYISEEECQISYNPTLMALLWESLATRKVNLLTQTLKHRYKLPPNTAWVNYLRCHDDIGWTFDNADAEAIGINAYNHRNFLNEFYTGQFPGSFARGVPFQENFETGDMRISGTMASLAGLEQAIEEDDDEKKKIAISRMLLLHGVSLSIGGIPLLYLGEEWGMLNDYDFVKDPAKAGDSRWIHRPKMQWEYLDELDDHIGTENGSIRKKIYRSTQKLIALRKSLPALAGQDMELIATANDHILGYVRLHDGNRLIVLANFSEETQEIDGNKLRTAGLGRFFQDMIEDKTYATSEKLVLAPYQILWLNRV from the coding sequence ATGAGCACGGCGCAGGATGAGATTGACTTCAAAGCGGATCTGACGCTGCAACGCTTGCAACCGCAGCTCGAAGCAGTCTGGCAAACCAGCCAAATCAGTGATGGCAAACGACACGAATTCGAATTAAGACTGAAGGAACATTGGCGCCCTCTGTTTGCGCTACTCTTTCGTCTGTATCACTCCCGGTACGACTTCTTCTATCACATCGAACAGGTCCTGATCACCGCTGCGAAAGCCTGGGCCGAACGTCCCGAAGCCCTCTGCAAACTCGATCGCCACCGCATCAACGAACCCAACTGGTTTCAGTCGGAAAAGATCTCCGGCGGTGCCTTATACGTCGATCTGTTCGGCGATAATTTAAGCAAACTTCGCGAGAATGTAGGCTACTTCAAGGACCTCGGCCTGACTTACTTACACTTTATGCCGCTGTTCGCTGTCCGTCCCGGCAATAATGACGGGGGATACGCCATCAGCACGTATCGCTCAGTAGACCCCCGTCTTGGTACGATCGACGACTTGCGTCTGCTCGCCGCCGACCTGCGCGAAGCCGGCATTTCACTGGTCCTCGATTTTGTCTTCAATCATACGTCCGATGACCACGAATGGGCACAACTCGCCCAATCCGGAAATCGTGAGTACCAGGATTTCTATTACATTTACCCCGATCGTACGGAACCCGAAAAATACGAACGCACACTCCGCGAAATTTTTCCCACCGTCCGCCGCGGTAATTTCACCTGGCACGACGGCATGCAGCAATGGGTCTGGACCACCTTTAACAGTTTTCAATGGGACCTGAATTACGCGAACCCTGCGGTCTTCCGTGCCATGCTTGATGAAATGTTTTTCATCGCCAACACCGGCATTGATATCCTGCGTCTCGACGCCGTTGCCTTTATCTGGAAACAGATGGGGACCAGCTGTGAAAATTTGCCTGAAGCGCACATCCTCATCCAAGCGTTCAACCGCCTCGCACGCATCGCCACACCAGGCCTGTTATTCAAGTCCGAAGCCATCGTTCATCCCGATGATGTCGTCAAATATATCAGTGAGGAAGAATGCCAGATCTCCTACAACCCCACACTGATGGCGTTGCTCTGGGAATCCCTGGCGACCCGCAAAGTCAACTTGCTGACGCAAACACTCAAACACCGCTATAAGCTTCCCCCCAATACAGCCTGGGTCAATTATTTGCGCTGTCACGATGACATCGGCTGGACCTTCGATAATGCCGACGCCGAAGCCATCGGCATCAACGCCTATAATCATCGTAACTTCCTCAATGAATTCTATACCGGCCAGTTCCCGGGCTCGTTCGCGCGTGGCGTTCCCTTTCAGGAAAACTTCGAAACAGGCGACATGCGCATCTCCGGAACGATGGCGTCTCTCGCTGGTCTGGAACAGGCCATCGAAGAAGACGATGACGAAAAGAAAAAAATCGCCATCAGCCGCATGCTTCTTCTGCACGGCGTTTCACTCAGCATCGGCGGCATTCCACTTCTGTACCTGGGAGAAGAGTGGGGCATGCTCAACGATTATGACTTCGTCAAAGATCCCGCCAAAGCCGGCGATTCCCGCTGGATTCATCGTCCCAAAATGCAATGGGAATACCTCGACGAACTCGATGACCATATCGGCACTGAAAATGGTTCGATCCGCAAAAAGATTTATCGATCCACTCAAAAACTAATCGCCTTAAGAAAATCATTGCCTGCACTCGCCGGTCAGGACATGGAGCTGATCGCAACGGCAAATGACCACATTCTCGGCTATGTGCGCTTACATGATGGCAATCGATTAATCGTGCTCGCCAACTTTTCGGAAGAAACTCAGGAAATCGACGGTAACAAACTCCGTACTGCCGGACTGGGACGATTCTTCCAGGATATGATCGAAGATAAAACCTACGCGACCTCAGAGAAACTGGTGCTCGCACCTTACCAGATCCTCTGGCTCAATCGCGTCTAA
- a CDS encoding HAD-IIB family hydrolase, translating to MARDVLKKSSKQKSKSTTKTKASAFPAKKPDDLKITLISLHGLIRAHNSELGRDADTGGQVKYVLELARELAAHTHVREVELLTRQIIDPKVDDDYAQVEEQISENAKIVRIPFGPKRYLRKESLWPYLELFIDQTLQHFKRTGLPDIIHGHYADAGVAGAQLARLLHIPYVFTGHSLGRVKRQRLSLGKTDIEALENKYRFTTRIEAEELALETASMVVTSTNQEVEQQYQLYDHYEPSRMEVIPPGVDLDSFSPADKNWKIPKIAEDLGRFLREPEKPMILTMARPDERKNLEMLVRVYGESEQLQEMANLVMVMGARDDLRELPKGQRSIIENVLYLIDKYNLYGKVAYPKKHQPDDVPELYRLATSTKGVFINPALTEPFGLTLLEAGATGLPIVATNDGGPRDIIANCQNGLLVDPIDQSAIEHALLRVLTEPEQWTDWSTNGIKGTREYYSWNNHANRYLRDLDDILEHSPAPVLADKSTNRRLPDFDRLIITDLDNTLTGDDEALREFIELIRENEHIGFGIATGRRLDSAMALIKELGLPQPDLIDTDAGTQIHYGEHLTPDLSWRKSIDYAWKPEEIHKVLDPLPGFFPQEDEHQSEFKISYEIDTSISPNIIEIKKILREAGLRAKVIMSLGMYLDIIPVRGGSDLSMRHVLWKWGFAPEHVLVSGDSGNDAGMLLGRTLGVVVGNHSEELEKLRDRPRVYFAKAAHAAGILEGIKYYNFLDKITIPNDRIE from the coding sequence ATGGCCCGAGATGTTTTAAAAAAGTCATCCAAGCAGAAATCAAAATCAACCACCAAAACAAAAGCCTCAGCGTTTCCCGCCAAAAAACCGGATGATTTGAAAATCACGTTAATCAGCCTGCATGGTTTGATTCGCGCACACAACTCCGAACTAGGCCGAGATGCCGATACGGGAGGCCAGGTCAAATATGTACTCGAACTCGCACGCGAACTGGCCGCACATACGCACGTCCGAGAAGTCGAATTACTCACCCGACAGATTATCGATCCCAAAGTGGACGATGATTACGCGCAAGTCGAAGAACAAATTTCAGAAAACGCCAAGATCGTTCGCATTCCCTTCGGCCCCAAACGATATCTGCGCAAAGAATCATTGTGGCCTTACCTCGAATTATTCATCGACCAGACACTGCAACATTTCAAGCGAACCGGCCTGCCAGACATCATTCACGGTCACTATGCCGATGCCGGCGTTGCCGGCGCACAGTTGGCGCGATTGCTGCACATTCCTTATGTCTTTACCGGCCATTCACTCGGACGTGTAAAACGACAACGTCTTTCACTCGGCAAAACCGATATCGAAGCGCTGGAGAACAAATATCGATTTACGACGCGCATCGAAGCCGAAGAGCTCGCTCTCGAAACCGCATCCATGGTCGTCACCAGCACTAATCAGGAAGTCGAACAGCAATATCAACTATACGATCATTATGAACCGTCGCGGATGGAAGTCATTCCTCCCGGCGTCGATTTAGACTCATTCTCACCAGCTGATAAAAACTGGAAGATTCCCAAAATAGCCGAGGATCTCGGACGCTTCCTGCGTGAACCAGAAAAGCCGATGATCCTCACAATGGCACGCCCCGATGAACGCAAAAACCTGGAAATGCTGGTCCGCGTCTATGGCGAGAGCGAACAGCTGCAGGAAATGGCTAACCTGGTCATGGTTATGGGAGCCCGGGATGATCTGCGCGAATTACCAAAGGGACAACGTTCGATCATCGAAAACGTGCTCTATCTGATTGATAAGTACAATCTGTATGGAAAAGTGGCTTACCCGAAAAAACACCAGCCAGATGACGTTCCCGAACTGTATCGGCTCGCGACTTCAACAAAAGGCGTTTTCATCAATCCCGCGCTCACCGAACCCTTTGGCCTGACCCTGTTGGAAGCCGGTGCGACGGGACTTCCGATTGTCGCCACCAATGACGGGGGACCGCGAGATATCATCGCCAACTGTCAAAACGGCCTGCTGGTTGACCCGATAGATCAGTCTGCCATCGAACACGCACTACTTCGCGTTCTCACAGAACCGGAACAGTGGACCGACTGGTCGACCAACGGCATAAAAGGCACGCGCGAATACTATTCCTGGAATAATCATGCCAATCGTTATCTGCGTGATCTGGATGACATCCTTGAACATTCGCCGGCCCCCGTACTCGCAGACAAATCGACCAACAGACGACTTCCCGATTTTGACCGGTTGATTATCACCGATCTGGACAATACACTGACGGGCGACGATGAAGCACTACGGGAATTCATCGAACTGATCCGTGAAAATGAACATATCGGTTTCGGGATCGCTACAGGCAGACGTCTGGATAGTGCCATGGCCTTAATTAAGGAACTGGGACTCCCTCAGCCGGACCTGATTGACACCGATGCTGGTACACAAATACACTACGGCGAGCACCTCACTCCCGACCTCAGTTGGCGCAAGTCAATCGACTATGCCTGGAAGCCGGAAGAGATCCATAAAGTGCTTGATCCATTACCAGGTTTCTTTCCTCAGGAAGACGAACATCAGTCAGAATTTAAAATCAGTTACGAGATCGATACCAGCATCAGCCCCAACATCATAGAGATTAAAAAAATTCTCCGGGAAGCAGGTTTGCGTGCTAAGGTTATTATGTCCCTCGGCATGTATCTGGATATCATCCCGGTACGGGGCGGAAGTGACCTTTCCATGCGGCACGTTCTCTGGAAATGGGGCTTCGCTCCGGAACATGTCCTCGTCTCAGGCGACTCGGGTAACGATGCCGGCATGCTTCTGGGACGGACGCTGGGGGTCGTTGTCGGTAACCATAGTGAAGAGCTGGAAAAGCTCCGTGATCGTCCACGCGTCTATTTCGCGAAAGCCGCGCATGCAGCAGGCATTCTCGAAGGCATCAAATACTACAACTTTTTAGACAAGATAACTATTCCCAACGATCGGATCGAATGA
- a CDS encoding 3-keto-disaccharide hydrolase, protein MVTKISFQKRLCSFLVLALVGTSVLSAGEKKADSKLNQPPEGFIALFNGKDLSGWIGMNYHKVKGKSPLAVKKMSEAERKELLKKNWEDVLEHWSVEDGELVNDGHGVYLTTAEDFGDFELLLDYKTVAKADSGIYLRGVPQVQIWDTTKEGGKWDRKANLGSGGLFNNKGEGKYPLVHADKPFGEWNHFRIIMKGDKVTVYMNDKLVVDNKKMDNYYEKDQPIYETGPIQLQTHGGEIRFKNVFLKKL, encoded by the coding sequence ATGGTTACAAAGATCAGTTTTCAAAAGCGTCTTTGTTCGTTTCTGGTTCTCGCGCTTGTAGGAACATCAGTGTTATCCGCGGGCGAAAAAAAAGCGGACTCCAAACTGAATCAGCCGCCTGAAGGCTTTATCGCCTTGTTTAACGGGAAAGACCTGTCGGGCTGGATCGGGATGAATTACCATAAAGTCAAAGGCAAAAGTCCTCTGGCTGTCAAGAAAATGTCGGAAGCCGAACGCAAGGAACTGCTGAAAAAGAACTGGGAAGATGTTTTAGAGCACTGGTCTGTTGAAGATGGTGAGCTCGTCAACGACGGGCACGGCGTTTATCTGACGACGGCTGAAGACTTTGGTGATTTTGAATTACTGCTCGATTACAAAACCGTCGCGAAAGCCGACAGTGGCATTTATCTGCGTGGCGTGCCTCAGGTACAGATCTGGGATACCACCAAAGAAGGCGGCAAGTGGGATCGCAAAGCGAATCTGGGTTCCGGTGGGTTGTTCAACAACAAGGGTGAAGGCAAATATCCACTCGTGCATGCCGACAAACCGTTTGGGGAATGGAACCATTTCCGCATTATTATGAAAGGTGATAAGGTCACCGTTTATATGAATGACAAGCTGGTTGTGGACAACAAGAAGATGGATAACTATTATGAAAAAGACCAGCCCATTTACGAGACCGGTCCCATTCAGTTACAGACACACGGCGGCGAAATTCGCTTTAAGAATGTCTTTCTGAAAAAGTTATAA